Genomic DNA from Theobroma cacao cultivar B97-61/B2 chromosome 3, Criollo_cocoa_genome_V2, whole genome shotgun sequence:
TTGTCACATTCGTTTACAGGATAGCTGATTATCAGCAAAACCAGTTGTGTTCTGCATCTGCTTTCAATCGAAGGAATTCTAGAAAGTAAGccctgaatttttttttaagacgGATCTTCTTTGTTGTTAATGGTATATAGTTTCCAGGGGAGATAATAATTATGCTCCAGGGCTGGAAGAATTGTTTGCAGGAGCAAGAAGATGAACTCAGAAAAAGGACCAGGGAACAAATTCCAACTATTGTGAACCGCATTGGTCGAAATCCACCTTCAAAATTACAGATGCTCACTTTGGACGAGGAAATGCTCAACTTCAGTAACTATGTCTAATATTTGTATCCCCCCACCAAATTACAgaaactattttcttttttagtctttttggctctaaaagagagagaagataaAGAAGAAGGCATCTAGAATTGAAAGAGCCTCCGCCTATGCAAAATCCTCTTAAGGAAGAAAATGtctttaaaggaaaaataaggaaaatgcgaaaaaaaattttatctccTTCTTTTCTGTCCCTAAAGAGCATTTCCTGGTGACGGCATCTGCAGATTTTCGCTTTCTTTTATCctgaaacaaaaatttcagGCATCTACTCAACTCCTGATGACTACCTAACATTAGTCTTCGCTGGTATCATCCGGACTTACTGCTATCAACTGTGTAAGCTTGTGATGTATGACCGAAATAATCCCCTTCAGACCCACGAAAAATGGGCCAGCACCCACTTTCCCCAGTGCTTTGCGAAGAACTGGACTTCAGAATTTAAACTTCTGAGATCTCAGTCTCTTGGTGTAAGGAAATTGCTTGGTGTGAGTCCAGCATGTGAAGAGTTTCATAAGTACTTTCCTGATGACTTCCAAATTCTTCCCTCCAGCGATATCACCATGACAGTAACATCATCATGGTACTTTCTTCGATCCCCTTGCGGGATGTCCAGTAATTCATGGAAATCCATGCCTGCAGAAATCCAACCCAAGATAAAATTCAGTCCCGGAAAAAGAATAACCAACATGTCAGATAAACAGAAATAAATTGTGATGAATCTATCTTTTGTGTCAACCACCATTTATAGTTGTtaagtttaaagaaaaataagcatTTGCGAAAATTCATCCACAAGTGGCAATCCACCAACATTATACACAAGGTTGTagaaatatgaagaaaattatAGAAACGATGTTTACCAGCTTTCTTGGCTGCACGGAAAAGAAGCTCCTCTATCAAGTGTTGTGCAGGGTCTCCATCCGGAAACTTCTCCATAAAACTCTCAACAAGAGAAACCACTTCCTGATTGCTCAGATACTGATATAATCCATCAGAAGAGAGGATTAAAAATTGATCCCTTGGGCAAAGTCTATGGTGACAAATAGAAGGTGAGCAGGATATATATGGTGCAGTACCAATGTACTCATTTCGAAACATCTCCAATAATGCATCATTCAACTTGGGCTGCAAAATGTGAACATCATGTTATGGCATAACCAGGTTATattcttaaatatattaagtttTTAGCATAATATTACATGAGTGAATGCCCTTTTCCTCCTAGCTCCTAAGGCCCCTCCCTCATCCAAAAAAGAGGCATGCATAGTTTGTTATTTGTGACATTGGAAGACAATCACATTAAAATGTTGGATAACTGAAATATTCTTTCGTCTgaaactaaattattttttcccCAGAGAAAAGACAAGTAAAATTTGTACTCTTCTTAACCTTCAGAATTTCCTTTATAACCTGTTCATAGTAAATAATTGATAAGCCACTCCATGCAATGCCTTTATTGAACACAAACTATTATAGATAGGATTTAAGACTTCAATAGTGAAAAGAAATGTGAAAGAACCTTTTTCAGAAATCCTGCACCAAATGCTCTAGTTACTTTAAGTCGACCTTTCACTCTGTCATTGACAATGCAGTGGCTGTCATCTGGATGCTCATTCTTTATTCTTATGACTTCCTGCACAAATCAAAAGTGAGATTCAGCAAATGCAACGTATAAATTGGGAGGACTATATACAGTTTCAACTGAAAACCTTCCATGTCTGAAACAACAATCACCAAAAAACCTGCAATTTTATGTACTTTTGTTGACTGTTTAGGGAATATTATCATTCATCATTAGTTGAGGACATCCAAGGCAATATTACCATAGTAGATGTGCTTGATACAAGAGAAGACCCTCTTCAACCTGAACTCACTAAAATCCAATATTAAATGTGTAAAGGatccaaattttgagaaagaGCAGGGAAAGAGGTATATACAAGAGCCAAATCATTGTCCCTGGTAATCCATGAAATAATGATCCAAAGAACACCATTTCAGGTTGCACAAGGAGATCACATCCAGGAATCTCGCTGCTTCTGTCATTCCAAATGCACCATATCATGCACTATTAACAACTGTCGAGCTGGAGTGTTCCTTATTATCCTAATATTCCAGATCAATGACTACATACAAAGGTGAGACCAAAGTTGTTCCAATAAAAAGTACAGAAAGACCTGAATTCTTCTAGCTGCAGAACAACTCCAAACATAAAGCACAGAATGGTAAATAATCAGGTTTTTCTTAAAGCTTTAAGAGCTAAGGAGCCCATTTGTCTGAATTAGTATCATCcaccaaaaaaacaaacacTTCCATTTACCCCAAAACACCCATGTCAGCATGAAAAGCATAAAGAGACAGATCTGAGCATGGCAATCTAAACTTACCTAATTGATTGTATCCTGTTAAAAACGAAAAAGGGATGACAAAAGATAGCAAATAAATCTAGTCTTTCATCAAATGGCAAATTTTATTTCACCCTATCAAACACCAGTTTTCAGAATatccttataattttatttgatttcttgTAACTCAGGGTTCAACCACAATAACTTAACCTGCTGAACAATTTTTGGAATACCAACCAATTTTCTGATATATTTACAAACACAAACGTGCAACAAGTTGTTGGACACCATAACACTGCCCCTATAATCTGCTCCTGAAGATCCAACTCATCTCAGGCATAAACAACTCTACCCTACATGATTACCTTAGTCCATAGGAGCAAAGCTAGTGCCACTTACTAATACCATTAAgttgaaataattttcttcaaaaccaAGTGGTTCGCCAGCAATATCAATGAACTTTCCCTGTACACAAAACTGGCATTCACAAAATTGGGTGTTCCAACGATTTAATGTTTATCAACTTCCTTATGATCCTACAAGACATAGATCCATCTCCTTATCCAACTCCACATTCTTGTTGAAATTGTGATCAGATATCCTCTAAATTATAGAAATTTGTAGTTTATTCTCCTAAATAAAATGCAGAGTTAATCTCAACCATTCTCAAAATCTTCACCAAAGAGATTCGAGGCCTTTTCTAAACTGTTTCATATCCAACTTTCCAACTTATTTGACTACCCTCAAATCCAAAAAGAACCAGGAGAAGTGTAAATCCAGAAACAAGGGGTTGCATATGCAAACTTATTGCAGGAAGATAAGATTACAATGtgcaaaaagtaattttacaAATCACTTCCAAGTCAAGGACAAATGTccacattaaaaaaaaaagataattaaacaATACAACCTTGCAAGACAGCCCTCTAAAGGAATTAAAACTATGGGGAAGGAGATAAAACTGTGTAACTTAGTATATATACTTGCAAGATCTCATAAAGTAAATAATTTGACTCAATTAGGCAATCAACAGAAAACCATCACCTAGATCCTGCATAAAAGAACAGAAAATGTATACCCATTAGGGAGAAAATTTATCCCCAGAGCAACTAGCTAGGAGATACGAATAAAAACCTGCAAGGAAGCTTCCATGCATCAACCATGTTCTCTTATAAGAGGTAAAATGACAGGAACCAATGACAAGATGCCAGGAAGTAACTCGGAAAAGGAAGCTTCCTGAAATTTCCAGGCACCTCGAACACAGATTTTTGAGGTGCATCAAAGAGGATTGGGTGCATGGTACACCATTTCACTAGCACACTACAAACTGTGGCTAAGCTAAACAGTTTAAATATGCAattataagttttaaaaaacaatataaatGACTTAAACAGGCTTGTCCGAGGTCTACTATCCCTTAGCTAGAGCCATTTCCaggaaaaaaatgatgatggcTAAGGTATTGTCTCAAGGACCACATAAGAGATGCTTTTACAAAATGATCTGCATGAATTCATCTATAAGACTCCTCTCCAAACACATCTTGAAGCACACAGATATCGCACAGGCCATTCCAGAGTAAGAACCTCATCTGCTCAACATTAGACTCCCTAAATTGTCTTTCCTAGCAGATCAAAATCATAAGAGAGTAAAAgtagaatttgaaaaacttaaaATGTGTAAGCAATAGCAAAAATAAAGTAGCTCAAGGCAATCCTGAGGTTGATGGAACTATTTGGCTAAAGTGGTAAACGATGGAAACCTGATAAAATTATGTTCACAAGAAAACAATAGCATGCCCAAAAGTACAACCATATCCACAAGACATTCCTTTTAGTTCACTTAGAATTTTGCTGAAGCtcttacataaaaaaatacaacttAGCAATCCAGGAGTTGTAATAAGAGTTGTCAAAACCACTATTTTCCTAATTATCCAAGACAGGAATCAGCCTTAAAGCAGAACTGAAGTCATATAAAATCCAAACCTAAGCAACCCAAAAGATGTAGCTTGCCAGTCTGAAGCAGAGAAATTTGTCAAgccacataattcatattaaTGAAGGCTGTAATAAAGATTCTCAACACTCAAAGATAAAGGCAGAAAACAAGAAAGTGAACACAATTTTTCAATATTCAGAACTTACTTCTTCAATGCTTGTGCTATGATCAGTTGACAGCTGCAATGCAGTCAATCTCATGGGCTGAGGAGGAGCCTCGCTCACTGGCTTAATTGCCTTTTCACCAATTGCCAGTGTCTCCTCCACTATACCCTCCATGCTTGATCCATTTTCCTCTCGCTTTCTTCCCTCCATACTGGAACCAACTTCCTCCAGTTCATACTGTGCAACAATTGCCCTACTATCCCCCACATTCATCACGTACACATCTTCATCCCTCATCAAAACCACCAACAAACACGAACCCATCAATGCAAGCTCTGGATTCGTTCCAAGCACCTTATCTGTCATATCCAAATATGCTAGCTCAGTCACTTCCAGAGCCCTCGACAACGCCCTCAAAACCAATTCATGATCAACCGGACCTTCTTTCCTTCTCCTCCCAGTTTCTTGAACCCTCTCCTCCACTCTATTACCTACCTCCTCAACCTTCTCCTTCTCTTCCAacccaaacctccatggaaacAACAAACTCCCTGACCCATCTCTATGCTTCGACAACCCCTGCTTCAATTTTGACAATAATAACCACCTCCTACTCACCGCAGTCCCCTCTTTACTTACACTAATTGCATCATCCACGGAAAATGCAAACCTATCAGACCCTGAAAGATCTAACCCATCTTCTGGATCATCCTCAGCTAGAAACTCCCACAACCTCCTCCTCCTAATCTCAGTCCCCTCTGATTCAAACGTTACCCTCCTCGTCCTCTCTTGTACCACTCCACTCGATTCATTCTCCCCAATTAAACCCTCCCCCGCACTCTTAACCTCCTCAACAGACTTCTGCTGATTCTCAGTTTCAGTATCAGTTTTATTTGAACTATCTGTAGCAATTATTAAGTCAGGTGCGTTCGTTTTATTTTCACCTTCATTTTCGGTTTCTTCATCAAGTTCCCAAAAAAGACCATGGAGTTCATGGAAAACAGCTCGATAAAGATTACCCATTAAGAATTCGGGTGCATCCGGCCCATTAAACCCGTCATAAATCCCAACGAACAACCACCCTTGCTCCTCCGAAACAACGACGTGGACCCGATCCTCCCCGGCCTTCCCCAACGCCCACTGCACATCCCCCTCGGTCTTCCCCTCCACCACTGCCGCCGCCTCCGCCTCCTCGGAATTCTCCCTTCTTCCGACGAAATTCAACACCGGAACCACCCACGGCCGTTTCTTCTCGgagaaatttctcaaaatcCCCGTAATGcctttcttcctcttctttttcacatAAATGCCACCCAACGGTGCCGAGAAATGTACTCTCCCTTCGGGACCCGGGTTGGCCTCCAGTGGACCTGACACCGCCCCGCGCTCTAACGGACCCGACATAAAGAACCCGCCCCGCTCCATCGGGACATGAGCTACGCCACGTGGCACCGGCTGCAGCGGCAAGGCACTAAACGAAGACGTGCTCTCGAAGCCATTCCCGCTAACAATACTGCTCTTGACGCCGTAACCAAGGGTATTCTCAGTGGCATCGTCGTAAATATTGTCAAGTTGGAGAACAGTTCTGGGAGTCGACGTATTAGCACTCACCGAGGCTCCGGATATGGCTTTGAACAAAGTTTCGGGTCCGGTTCGGGTTTTCGGGTCGTGCGGCGGAGAGAAACGTAGAGAGTGCGAAGGAGAAACGAAACGATCGGAAGGAGTCGGAGAGAGGAAACGATTGGAAGATCGAACGTAACAAAAGGAGTGGCCTAGGGTTTCATCCAACGGCTCTGATGATGCGAAGATCAAGTCCGGTTGATTGTCCGGCTGCCGGTTCGACCGGCTTGTCACCGGATTAAAGCAAGGGCAGAGCGTGGAAACTCCACTTCCCATCACATTTGATTCATTTCACTCCCCTCCCCACCctttaagataaaaaaaactttatttcCAAAGAagcagagaaaaagaaaaaacagagtttctaaaaaaatgaaaaacaaaggaaaag
This window encodes:
- the LOC18606073 gene encoding protein phosphatase 2C 29 — translated: MGSGVSTLCPCFNPVTSRSNRQPDNQPDLIFASSEPLDETLGHSFCYVRSSNRFLSPTPSDRFVSPSHSLRFSPPHDPKTRTGPETLFKAISGASVSANTSTPRTVLQLDNIYDDATENTLGYGVKSSIVSGNGFESTSSFSALPLQPVPRGVAHVPMERGGFFMSGPLERGAVSGPLEANPGPEGRVHFSAPLGGIYVKKKRKKGITGILRNFSEKKRPWVVPVLNFVGRRENSEEAEAAAVVEGKTEGDVQWALGKAGEDRVHVVVSEEQGWLFVGIYDGFNGPDAPEFLMGNLYRAVFHELHGLFWELDEETENEGENKTNAPDLIIATDSSNKTDTETENQQKSVEEVKSAGEGLIGENESSGVVQERTRRVTFESEGTEIRRRRLWEFLAEDDPEDGLDLSGSDRFAFSVDDAISVSKEGTAVSRRWLLLSKLKQGLSKHRDGSGSLLFPWRFGLEEKEKVEEVGNRVEERVQETGRRRKEGPVDHELVLRALSRALEVTELAYLDMTDKVLGTNPELALMGSCLLVVLMRDEDVYVMNVGDSRAIVAQYELEEVGSSMEGRKREENGSSMEGIVEETLAIGEKAIKPVSEAPPQPMRLTALQLSTDHSTSIEEEVIRIKNEHPDDSHCIVNDRVKGRLKVTRAFGAGFLKKPKLNDALLEMFRNEYIGTAPYISCSPSICHHRLCPRDQFLILSSDGLYQYLSNQEVVSLVESFMEKFPDGDPAQHLIEELLFRAAKKAGMDFHELLDIPQGDRRKYHDDVTVMVISLEGRIWKSSGKYL